DNA sequence from the Bombus huntii isolate Logan2020A chromosome 7, iyBomHunt1.1, whole genome shotgun sequence genome:
AAGCACAAAAATGTCAAGCTGTTCTACAGTCTATGTTACCACGTGAATCCAATTCGAAAGAATTAGACAGTGGTTTATTATCTGTTATAAGTTTTCCAGCATTCGCTGTAGATGAACctaatttaattcaattaacAAGAGATGCTATTACTAAGAAGCTGCAGGGTCATTATGGATGTAAGAGATTTTTGAGAGATGGATATAAAACGCCAAAAGAAGATCCTAATAGGTGAAgtatattaaagaaaaattaattctatgCATATTGTTAGCATTATCTAACCAATTTACTATGCTTTTAATAGGCTCTATTATGAACCATGGGAATTACGTatgtttgaaaatatagaatgcGAATGGCCTTTATTCTTTTGTTACTTAATCGTGGATTATTGTTTCCAAGGCAATAAAGAGGCAGTAGCAGATTATACAAAACAATTAGAACAAATTATGATCAAAGCAGAAGATGGAATAAAGTTAGTACCTGAATTGTATTCTGTAGAAACTGCAAATGTATCGGCAGAATATGCTGAACCAGGTAGCCAGAAGCGTGTTGCATTAGGCAGATGCCCATTTATGTGGGCTCAATCTCTTTACATATtaggaaaattattacaagaaGTAGGTGTATAactatagaaaaattaaatacagaGAAGTTaaaactattttcttttttaatttatattttcaattaatagGGTTTTCTTGCTGTGGGTGAATTGGATCCATTAAATAGACGTTTGTGTAGCGAGAAAAAGCCGGATGTTGTAGTACAAGTTGTTATTTTAGCAGAAGATGCtgaaattagagaaaaaataGCTCAACATGATATTCATGTACAAACAATTGCAGAGGTTGCTCCAATTGAAGTGCAACCCGCAAAAGTCCTCAGTCATTTGTATACATATTTAGGTATATACgaagtatatttattaaataatttgttgTGTATTTAAATCGCTTTTGTTAATCTAAGATAACTACTTTTAGgccgaaataaaaaattaggaTTATCTGGACGTAAATCAAGAGATGTAGGAATTTTAAGCAccagtaaattatattctttgaatgataaaatatttgcattCACTCCACAGGTAAGGATGCTGATGCTCATCGAACTGTCTGCTTtctatacttttatttcttttcttacgtTGCCTCTTGTTCTTGCATCAAACATTAGTTGACAGACATGACCCGCTTCTACATCGCATCGGACTATGAACTCATGATTGACATATTCAAAggcgaaattaatttcttgaAGTCTAGCTGGCAGAACATGTTAGGCCGGCCTCTTGTGGTCATGCCCCTCAAGAACATTCATCTAGGTATAGTaacttaatatttaaaaactataattttCATCTGTGTTACTTTTTATTATCTAATACATGGAAAGttgtgataataaaatttcaaagctTAAAAGTAACagagataaaatatatagCTTTTAAACAAAGCAGTTCCTTTTTGGAGTTTAATTTCTTATTGAAATTATGCAAGTACATTATCCAAAAAGCATCTAACATGTCTGCCTGCATGCGTGCATTTGTTTTTGTTATTAGTTTTGCTTTCGTGGTTATGGAAAGTTTTAATGCAATTTTATTAGCCATCGTTAATATTTtgctaattattaatttctactATATGATATTTAAATGTCATTGTCTTCATCATAAGCGAAATCAattaatgttataaaatagttaaacaaaaaagaaagaggaattGAGGAAAGGCCGTTTTCTTTTCGATATAAAATCTAACATTCTAAGAAGATAACAGCTTATATGTGCGGTGGTGTGCGCGTTTGTTGCATGTCTTAGAACTTTGATGCGGAGGAGTACTACACGACAAATGATGCAGCCCTCCTTGCCAACACTTTTACAACCAACTTGGCCTTCCTCACCATCAACTGGAAGCAAATGCTCGGCAGACCAACTATAACACTTGTTGCTACTCATAATCATCTAGGTATGCCATAGGCAGCTTTAGATCATCATTCAGGACAAAAGTTTATTTAAGATGTGTGCTAAAAATAGAATAGATTTCTCTCAATAGTGATACATCCTACaagtaatatagaaaatgttgctttctttattcttagataacaataaaaacaatctttttattttatatagcacaattattatttcagaCCAAGGAAAGATACCATTGGCAATGATAACTACtatgaagaaattaaaaagtggTTATATCAATGGTACAAGAGTTTCATTAGGGAACTTAAATGAGTTTTTAAGTACCTCTTGCATTACAAATCTAAGCTTCTTAGGAAGTTCTGAAGATGGTAGGCCAGATAAATTGAATCCGcaggtaaataaatatttttgttgcaaattaatatacataatttcatattttatatatatttatacatatttgatAAGGTCCAACAATATTTAGAAGAACATCTGATGCGCGCATTCCCACATCGTACAGGTCTCCTGAATAGACCGATAACTAAAACTGGAAAAAATTTAAGACGCAGAATGTCAGTTAAAGGTGCTATAAAGAAAACAAGATCAATTGCTGTAGAACGTAAGTTACATTTATTTcgtatattaattacatacaaatttcttaaattcttAACATTTTGATTGTGTGCGATTTAaagcggatctttaaacgttTGTATAATGTGATCTTATATACTATAGTTCCTACCATCCTACAAGAATGTAAGTGTACATACTAacatttgataaataatttccaaattataataaaaatcaatattttaacACGTCCATTCtgtttatgaatataaattataattaatataaaaaatttaacatgtctattttgtttttaaacacatataattttaaatgaatttaataacCAAATAGTTGAATGAGTTGAAAATAGTTTTTGAGAAAAGTGAAAAAATGTAAGTATATAATTTGTAGCTGAAATTCTTGGGGTGGCAGGAGAAGATAGAAGACCTTCTGCTGTTCTAAATACAAATCCATTTATTGAAGTGACAGATACGACGTTAACTCCCAATTCTACGCAGTCGGCTCCCATGGATCGAACACCGTCCCCTACAGATGAATTATTATCTTGGACGAATTCTCCAAAGTTACATAGACACAGAGGTATAGGTGAAACTCAGTATGCAGATACAGAAGTAGAGGAATTGTTAACCATGCTTCGAGAAACTGAAAGTTTAGAAGAACAAGgagatattttacaatatcttGTAAGTACAAGCAAGAAAACATTTCTATATAAtggatttaaatttaatttcatttagtACTATAAAATTCgttattcaaaattttattgatAGATTACTTATTGgtaaacattaaaaattttgaatttttggtATAAAGTGtaacagaaaaataatatgataatgaaaaatagggaaaataatgtctttttctatataataCATGATTAATCTTCTAGCAACAGagcaattttattaacaaatagATAGTTAGTTtcaaaaacaaatattattatgcaTATGCGATTATTCATCATTGAGGAATTAAAGTTGTTTCTaacatttttgaaaaatattttctattgatttaataaaaatttccaatttaaatatttaggtTGATTCTCAAGGTCTGTATTTCAATACTGGTATGGTAGAAGAAGGTCATCCAGTTTTGATAAAAGATTTACTGAAAGATCTCTACGAAAAGGCTTGTCAACAAAAAATGTGGGGTATTGTACGCCACACAGCTGGCATGTTAGGAAAACGAGTAGAAGATTTAGCCAAAGCAGTCACTGATTTATTAGTTCGTCAGAAACAAGTTACGGTTGGAATGCCACCAACTAACGAGCACACTATTGTCGCACCATTGCCAGAAAATGAATTACGAGCTTTAATTCATCAAGCTTATGGAGATGATGAATCTACTGCTATGCTAACGCAAGAATTACTTGTTTATTTAGCAATGTTCATTAGAACGGAACCACAATTGTTTCTTGAGATGCTCAGACTTAGAGTAGGTTTAATTATTCAAGTAATGGCTACTGAATTATCAAGAACTCTAATATGTACAGGAGAAGAAGCATCCGAGCATTTGCTTAACTTATCGCCATTCGAAATGAAAAATCTTTTACACCATATTATAAGCGGGAAGGAATTTGCCATTAGCAGTGGTATGTTTAACATGTTAATGAAATAAGacatgaattttattttcatgtaaaaataattttttctgaTTTTAGTTGGTCGGGGAAATTTTTCTGTTATCAGTTGCAAATCTAGTAAAGTTAGCAAGGTAATAGtcattaaagtatattgaTACACATGATTATTggtttttaatacttttattgTAATCCTAATACCTTGCTTTAGAAATCACAAATTGGAGGCTTCTTAAGTTCTGATCAAACTGATGGCAACGAAGTAGAGCCAGACCGACAAGGTCAATGGTTACGACGACGAAGGTTGGACGGTGCATTAAACAGAGTGCCGCGAGATTTTTATCCTCGAGTATGGCAAGTGCTCGAACGAGTAAGTATACACGTGTGCAAAGTATTTCAGGTCTTAACGGACAAGCTTTGGAAACACAGAagcgataaaaattaaaaaaaaaacagcatAAATATATGTTCATTATTGTTTTGTTCAAAACATAATGTtcaaaacataaaaatgtaaaaaccAACATTTGTAGACTTTCAAtgtaaaggaaatatttttatttaaagtaaattttattgaattataaaacacaattaatttaacaaattcttgaagtagacCATTTTAATATATGCATAATATCGATCAATCTATTATTATGTATGTACTTTTAATATATCTCTGGTTTTAACACgcagaaataatatttcattaaagtAATTCCAAAAACTGTGTTACATTAGAACTAAACCTATGTAATGCTTCTTAACTtataatgataatattattatttcttgaaaacaatacatatacaattttttctttactttaaGCAATTTTGCATGATCCTGAAGTTCGTCCATTAAAACTTGTGATTTTcctgtatttaaaatttatcatttgCTAACATTTCACCTGTTACAGTGCCAAGGTTTGGCAATCGAAGGCAGAATTCTACCTCAAAATCTTACACAGGAAATGACATCAGGGGAATTAAAATTTGCACTAGCAGTAGAAACTGTATTAAATACTATACCACAACCAGAATATCGTCAGTTAGTAGTCGAAGCTTTAATGGTATTAACTTTAGTAACTGAATATAATGTGGCAACATCTTTGGGAGGACTTATTGCTGTTGAACAATTAGTTCATAAGGCTAATGCCATTTTTTTAGATGATCAGGTAtagtattaatatataatacaatataatatacatatatattatatatactgaattcatttaaaataattagatGAAAATTGATGGTGATGCTACTCTGTGCTGTGCTAAACCAAAAGAGCAACGTGAAACAACCGCAATGGGAAATCTTCTTTGTGGTGGAGCAGCGTATGTTTGTCAACATTTTTATGATAGTGCTCCAAGTGGTAGTTTTGGAACAATGACATACATTACAAGAGCCATAGCCTCGCTATTAAATTGTTTACCAAAGGATGGTGATTTGGAGTGTTCAATATCGtagttatttatttcttagaaataaacaatttttagtTAATTATGTCTAGAAGTCATCTTATAATTTACGTTTGTTGTTTAATATTCGCCTgtgaaatataagaaatttaacCCGTTATTCAGTTTTTTACATTGAGATTAccatataaaaatgaaaattaaactCCAGTGTGAATTAACTAcctcatattttttatttataatgtacaacaatataatatacttaTTAATTCGATTTTGAAGAAGTGAAAGGATTCCAGGGTAGCTTCCATACTGAAGGtctgtaaaaataatatgccATTATATCCTCTTGCAaacacaaaaataaaaaaaacgtaatttattataaacatacTTCTTTGCAACTATCTGACTTTCTTCTTCCTTAAGTTGGGCAATTAACTCAGACCTGTATTGAAGTTTTAAAGGTTTCacttcgtttttttcttcattttgttttatgaATTTCTGACAAGCTTCCTTATATGTTAAACCATACCATTCAATTTCACCTCGTGTATACTgggaatatatattaatataataattatattaattatacaataattaaagtaattaatttcaaagttaaaaaatattaaaattatattaaaggAACTTACAGCtgttaaatattctttatatttattataaatttcttcttttttaacagGATCATCTGGATATAATGTTTTATCAAGCAATGACAAAAGTATCTGACGTTTTATTTTTAGTGCAAGCTCGGACTTTAAATCACAGGCAGGAgtctataaataattagaagcATTAAATGATATGataatatttacgatattTGAAAGTATTTTATAACTTATTTATGTACCTTTAACAAATAGTGATCAAAACCATAATGttcatttattaaatcaaTAGTCCTATTGGTAACAACAACACTTATGTATTTATCTAGAACTTCACTATAAACTACGGACTTTTTAAGAGTAGGAAACCAAAAGCGAGGGTATCTGCGAGCATATTTGTGCTTCTTTGTAAAACCTTGTATGATAGCTTCACCACCCCATAGTCCTTCATGAAATTCCTTAGGATATAATAAGGGTAATGGTACATTTTGAACTGGATATCTAaaagtaaatttcatttaataatattgaaGATATTAAACATTATTACCAAGAAAAACATGGTTACTAATAATTGAactaatatttcaatattaaatttttaagtatcaaataagaatatttgaaaatatgttACTAAATATTTACACTTCTtctgtttcttcgttttttacatatctgcccttttgctctataTAGTGAACAGCAGATGGTGTTTGCATTTTCCATTCTTTCCAAaactttttatattcttctGGTAATGCTGCACCAATTCCTTTTGTCCATCGTGTAGGTCTTggtatgtaatataatttctaaaaatttacatatatgaTCATTAGTATTATAATATCAAATCTTTTTCCATGCGAGAACAATAAATACAGatgtatatgtaaaattataaaggtacaacaaaatttatttgaggttatgttttataaatgtattattttttaatgcaGTATAATACATTACCTTGCCCAGATGTTTCATtgacatattttatattttcgaaaatttgtaatagaatAACAGAATAATTCTCTTAATGTGTTTAAATTATTAGACTACAGcatagataataaataatattgagTTAAACAAGATACAAAATAGATCTTAAGCCGCAGTCATACAAACATGTCCGAACCACGATCGCATAAACAGTTTTCGACACTCACTAGGGAAAACCGTCTGGAAACTGAATCGTGTTTAGTAATGAAAAATCAATATGGAACGTTAATAAAGCCCGCGTTTTTGCGAAACAAACAGAGATGAGTAGAGTGTCTCTATCTTTGTTTAAGACATTCATGACATGTCACGTATGCACAAAACGAGAACATTTTTACCTTCTATGTTGATTTTCACAATTCAATTTTCGGACGATTTCTTCTATGCTATTTATATGATTTATATGATTTGAACCAACTCTGGACACTCATTACCGGAGCCTAGGGAAAACCGTCTATACGACTAGAAACCGTGATCTGTTTATATGTGATGTATGATCGTATCCAGGACATTATTCTTGAATTACATTAATATCTTGATTGATTACATCAGTAACAAAAAACGAAGgaacaaatatattatttaagtTTTAAGTATATACGGGAACAAATTTTGTACTTGAAACGATATTAAAACACACAGTTGAAGGTTCTTAGTAAACAATATTGTCCAATATTTCATAACCTATAATGAATATCTTGTATGAATTGCTTTAAGGATTATAAAAAGCtcaaataaaacgaaatgACTACAAAAATGGGGAAGAAACAAATTATACAGGCTGTAGTTCTTGCAGATGATTTTATAACGAGCTTGACACCTGTACAAGATATATTCCCAACTATATTAATGCctgtaataaatattccaGTGTTAGATTATTTGGTGGAAACACTGATTAAATCCAGAGTGCAAGAATTATTCCTTTATTGTAGTAACCATGTAGACTTGATAAGAGCATACATCAAACAGAAAAAATGGTTTAAAATATCAGTTTCTTTAATTGTATCAGATACTTGTACTTCTCTTGGAGATGCTCTTAGAGATATTGATACAAAAGGTTCAATTCgtggtaattttattcttataaGAGGAGATGCATTTATTAATGCTGATCTTACCAATCTTTTAATCAATCATTGTGCAAAACTGAAAGAAGATAAAGGTGCATCCATGACCATGGTACTAAGAAATATTGGATCTATGAATGAATCTTTCCTGAAGCATGAATCATGTTTGGTAGTTTCTGACAAAAGTAGCAAAAAGATTctacattataatataatacggaAAGATTTGAAGAAAGTGAAGTTAGAATTAAATTGGTTTTTGGATCATAGTGAGATTGAAATTAACACTTGTTTTATGGATACTCATGTTTATTTATGTTCTCCTTCTGTGTTACCATTATTCTCTGACAATTTTGATTTCCAAGTaagtaatataaaacataactaaagatataaaattaaatttcttcatatttaaaaatgtatattttttacattacattaaataaatgttttttaataaGTTTTTTAAGACATAAGTAATTaatctaatatttttctaacaatTAAAAGTAAGAAATGAACAATATATTAAGTAATAAtctttatatgttattaacAGACAATGGAAGATTTCATTCGAGGAGTGTTGATGaatgaagaaattttaaattctcGAATTTATTGGCAACAATTAAATCCTCAGGATTATAGTCTGCCAATTGTATCATGGAATGCATATCATACTCTTAACCGAGACATTCTGAACAGACATAGTTTCCCACTTACACCAAATGCTATTCCACttttaaaagattttatttatatgccAAGAAGCACGTATAAACATAAAAATGCCACTCTTGCTAAAGGTTGTGTATTAGAGAAAGATAGCATATTGTGCCAAAATAGTATTCTTGGGAATAATACGTCTGTTACAAGATCAATTATTGGAAATCACTGTTTGGTAGGGTCTAATGTAACAATTAagaattcttatattttatcagATAGTAAAATTGAAGATAATTGTACTATTGTAAATAGTATAGTATTTCcaaattgttttattaaagaaaacaCACAAATAAGTGGATGTATATTATGTCCTAAAACAATTATTCGTACTTCAAAGGAGTATATTGATTCTATCATAGAATCAGAAAATgacaaaatttctataaaaacaaTATCAGAAATTGACCCATGTAATGAATTTCAACTCTTTAAGAATTATGATACActagaaaatgataattatGTGCCTATAAATACAGATACATCAAGTATTGATGAAGATTCtgaatgtaattttattgCAGATGACACAAGCTTGTTCTTATCTGAGGTTATTGATAGCTTATTAAGAGGTTTTCAAGATCAACTTAATTGTGAAAActtaattttagaaataaattcttCAAGATATGCATACAATGTCACTATGAACAAAGtaacatataatgttattaaaGCCATATTAAGTTTACCTTTCCATTACCTTtcagaagaaaaggaaattctAACTAACCTAGATTaccataaaaatttaaaacgtGTGGTAACATATTTTTATCCAATTATCTTGAATTATGTTAAAACAGAAGATGCACAAGATGACTGTTTACATGCAATAGAAGAGGTTGCAAGTACAACTCCAGAACTGTTACCATTTTTGCAACTTTTATTGCATATGCTTTATGATAGAGATGTATTATCAGAAGAAAAAATTTTAGAATGGTATGAATCTAAAGATAAAGATATAGATTCACATGAGAAGAATAAAGTGAGAGCAGCAGTACAACCATTCATTAAATGGTTAGAAGAAGCTGAAGAAGATTCTAGTGACAGTGAAAATGATTAATCACATATTAATCTCTTCAACAATTTTGGAAAGGTATACTTAAAATTTTCCATATATgattattgtaaaaaataaatctttctagttcttctattatttaaaaatttcttttaaaagacgacattaaattaaataagaaaagagaTGAGTAAGATAATAACGTTTcctatatgtaatataatgtCTTTATTTTTCTGTCATTTTTTTTGTAGAATAGTACATTTTGAGCAATTGTATGAATCGcatgtaaataaattatattttgtagaTTATTATGCATACCGAATATATAGATCTTATTAAAACATGTTGAATAACACAATAACAagagtaaaaatataaattatcattCTATAGGCAAAATAGTATCAATTAAGTTATGCCAAGCTCGATGACGGTGGTCTGGAAATTTGATTACGTCTATCCAATGTCGTAATCGTGCTCCTTTGCTATTACAACTTAGTTCAAGTCCacctaaataaaaataaggaagatattgctataatatatatacataaactTCTTCAATACAACACAcagcaatataattattaaatttgagAAAGTTAATGCATTACCAAGGTAGTCATTACTTTTGCCAAAATCCTTATCCCATACTGTGAGATATAATGTGAATTTCATAAGATCTGTTAATCGAGTAGCAAAAGTAAATTCTTCGTTCCACTCTGGATTTAAAGTTTTCCATTTGATTGTTGTACTTTGCGCATTGCGATTTGTGGTTTTCTTTGATACTAGCTTTTTAGCAGTAATACGTGCGATTGAATAGTCGAAGACACGTTGTCGATGATTGTTTGTCACGTTCTCTATAAGGCACAGCTTGACGAATGGATCAGAAAATCCGTTACTGTCCATAGGAAGAAGATTTGTAGCTCGATGAATTGTGACCGTCAATGCTCGCCGTCTTGTACAGTAACTTAGACTCACTTGAATCTGTCCTCGTCCACTGGAAATCACGCCCCAAGCTGCTTCTTCGTTGTCCACCTATGCCAACGTCGAGCTCTTATATCTTAGTGTCTGCAATAATGTAAGTAAAGTCGGCCGTCGCGAAAAATTTTAAACGCGGGAAATGATTATGTTTATAAAGATTAGTAATTAAAGATCAGTAAAATTCTTGAACGATAGTGAAACGTTAAATGCACAAGGGGAAATAATGAACGATATGCAGATTTGATagtaaaaattaagaaaacatTCGCGTCCAAAAGGttaaaaaattcgatttttGGACTTTcgcatttatattttctttttcaagatataaagataaaatttataacgttGCTAGAGTTATGTGTCACTGCTcactattttataattatttaaaatatgaatacatatatgtatatagaaacgAATGAATCTTGACTCTTTAATAACtgtttgtttttctttttatacacgtatttattatgtacatatttatatatgccAAAAATCGACTCGAAAAACTATCTTTTAGACTAAAACATTCCTCGAAATAGAACAgcataattaaaataatataataatatgctTATATCATTTGTAATCGTTATTacttaatattaaaaagaaataaaatgattaGAGTTCTAATTATACATACTGCATAGTGATCTTGTAATGGAACATTGTAATGTTTTGTTTGATGCGGTTGTAATTCATGCAGAGGAAATTTTGCTTCTCCCAGGAAATCTTGACCTGCTGGATCATCCTGAAGTATTAAGATGTGTAGTGCCTTGCCATTCCATATCTATcataaatcattaattttttcgattaattttgcGATATTTTACATCATTATCATTTAAGGAGGGATATACCTCTATGAGTCTCATAAAATCaattctcttttattcatttatttaaaaactcAAAGGTACAATGTCTCACAAAAGTATTTGATTATTTAccatagaaaacttttatgtatatgtatattgtatatgttacataaaacattttaaaattccattAGCACTATAATGAGGCACGACTATTATGAttatattgtttaaatttaaaaCCAATCTATTTACACACAACATATATTTCATATGTACaacaaattaatatacagCATGAACAATCATTTCAAgcctacatatatatatatagtattaaAGATGGTCCCATTGAATATTGAGATTTACTACTGTAATGGATAACTGattgtttaaatactttagTTATGTCTGTAAAATATATGCTTGTATTAAATATCTCGTAGttcttatgtacatttttagATGTTTCAGACTTTACTGATATGGTCATGATAAGCAGGTTTTATTACAGTGCTAATGACATTTCAAAATGCGTTCTATAACACATATAATAGTGGTTTTCTACAagtgtttgaatattttcgtgAGCTATTGTATCCTTCCTTAATCATTCGAAGAACCTGTTTTTATTCATACATCGGTTTCCGTTGTTCCATAGAAATTTAGAGTCTCATTGAATTCCGGATCCCGTGTTTTGTGGACCGTTTTTGTTCGAAGTCGCTTCGTGGTCGCAACTATGTCAATTGGTAATATGTTGAGTTTGCAGAACGGATCGGCAAGGCCATGAATATCCATTGGTTGCAGACCTCGTGCTCGTTCCACTTTGCACTGGAGACATTGAGTTGTTGGGTCGTATCGCAAAGCGACTTCTAGAGTTCCATAATTTTGTCTCGTTTCTATTTGGAAAAATATAGTTTGATTACATGAATTTAAACCTCAGATCTCAGACGTTTAGATCCTAGATTTTAGGTACTTCTCAGTAACTTCCAATATCATGAATTAATGTTTGGGTCATGTCATGAGTATTTGATATTATCAATAAGTTGGTTTTGGATATGTAAAATGAATACAtttcaaagaattttattGGATATAATTGTAGATCGGAAATGTTTATATCATATCTATGTATtagcttttttaatttaattatatatagaatttgAAATTACTTCAAAGCTCAAAATGCTATGTCTTTGGTTATATCAAATAAAGTTTATACCTATGCAATCATACCATACATAATGTGTGAAATTCTAGAAAGCCTGATAttcttatatatgtatatcattaTCCAATTCCTGG
Encoded proteins:
- the LOC126868044 gene encoding probable phosphorylase b kinase regulatory subunit alpha isoform X3, encoding MRSRSNSGVRLDYYQRIVHKIIMKHQNVVTGLFPASPENDHAWVRDNVYCILAVWGLSMAYKKIADADEDRAKTYELEQSCVKLMRGLLMAMMQQKEKVERFKSTQNPYDALHAKYSSVNEQTVVGDTEWGHLQIDAISLYLLILAQMTASGLQIVFNLDEVAFIQNLVFYIESAYCTPDYGIWERGDKTNHGLPELNASSIGMAKAAMEAMNELDLFGARGGPTSVIHVLADEAQKCQAVLQSMLPRESNSKELDSGLLSVISFPAFAVDEPNLIQLTRDAITKKLQGHYGCKRFLRDGYKTPKEDPNRLYYEPWELRMFENIECEWPLFFCYLIVDYCFQGNKEAVADYTKQLEQIMIKAEDGIKLVPELYSVETANVSAEYAEPGSQKRVALGRCPFMWAQSLYILGKLLQEGFLAVGELDPLNRRLCSEKKPDVVVQVVILAEDAEIREKIAQHDIHVQTIAEVAPIEVQPAKVLSHLYTYLGRNKKLGLSGRKSRDVGILSTSKLYSLNDKIFAFTPQLTDMTRFYIASDYELMIDIFKGEINFLKSSWQNMLGRPLVVMPLKNIHLDQGKIPLAMITTMKKLKSGYINGTRVSLGNLNEFLSTSCITNLSFLGSSEDGRPDKLNPQVQQYLEEHLMRAFPHRTGLLNRPITKTGKNLRRRMSVKGAIKKTRSIAVELTDTTLTPNSTQSAPMDRTPSPTDELLSWTNSPKLHRHRGIGETQYADTEVEELLTMLRETESLEEQGDILQYLVDSQGLYFNTGMVEEGHPVLIKDLLKDLYEKACQQKMWGIVRHTAGMLGKRVEDLAKAVTDLLVRQKQVTVGMPPTNEHTIVAPLPENELRALIHQAYGDDESTAMLTQELLVYLAMFIRTEPQLFLEMLRLRVGLIIQVMATELSRTLICTGEEASEHLLNLSPFEMKNLLHHIISGKEFAISSVGRGNFSVISCKSSKVSKKSQIGGFLSSDQTDGNEVEPDRQGQWLRRRRLDGALNRVPRDFYPRVWQVLERCQGLAIEGRILPQNLTQEMTSGELKFALAVETVLNTIPQPEYRQLVVEALMVLTLVTEYNVATSLGGLIAVEQLVHKANAIFLDDQMKIDGDATLCCAKPKEQRETTAMGNLLCGGAAYVCQHFYDSAPSGSFGTMTYITRAIASLLNCLPKDGDLECSIS
- the LOC126868044 gene encoding probable phosphorylase b kinase regulatory subunit alpha isoform X2 gives rise to the protein MRSRSNSGVRLDYYQRIVHKIIMKHQNVVTGLFPASPENDHAWVRDNVYCILAVWGLSMAYKKIADADEDRAKTYELEQSCVKLMRGLLMAMMQQKEKVERFKSTQNPYDALHAKYSSVNEQTVVGDTEWGHLQIDAISLYLLILAQMTASGLQIVFNLDEVAFIQNLVFYIESAYCTPDYGIWERGDKTNHGLPELNASSIGMAKAAMEAMNELDLFGARGGPTSVIHVLADEAQKCQAVLQSMLPRESNSKELDSGLLSVISFPAFAVDEPNLIQLTRDAITKKLQGHYGCKRFLRDGYKTPKEDPNRLYYEPWELRMFENIECEWPLFFCYLIVDYCFQGNKEAVADYTKQLEQIMIKAEDGIKLVPELYSVETANVSAEYAEPGSQKRVALGRCPFMWAQSLYILGKLLQEGFLAVGELDPLNRRLCSEKKPDVVVQVVILAEDAEIREKIAQHDIHVQTIAEVAPIEVQPAKVLSHLYTYLGRNKKLGLSGRKSRDVGILSTSKLYSLNDKIFAFTPQNFDAEEYYTTNDAALLANTFTTNLAFLTINWKQMLGRPTITLVATHNHLDQGKIPLAMITTMKKLKSGYINGTRVSLGNLNEFLSTSCITNLSFLGSSEDGRPDKLNPQVQQYLEEHLMRAFPHRTGLLNRPITKTGKNLRRRMSVKGAIKKTRSIAVEPEILGVAGEDRRPSAVLNTNPFIEVTDTTLTPNSTQSAPMDRTPSPTDELLSWTNSPKLHRHRGIGETQYADTEVEELLTMLRETESLEEQGDILQYLVDSQGLYFNTGMVEEGHPVLIKDLLKDLYEKACQQKMWGIVRHTAGMLGKRVEDLAKAVTDLLVRQKQVTVGMPPTNEHTIVAPLPENELRALIHQAYGDDESTAMLTQELLVYLAMFIRTEPQLFLEMLRLRVGLIIQVMATELSRTLICTGEEASEHLLNLSPFEMKNLLHHIISGKEFAISSVGRGNFSVISCKSSKVSKKSQIGGFLSSDQTDGNEVEPDRQGQWLRRRRLDGALNRVPRDFYPRVWQVLERCQGLAIEGRILPQNLTQEMTSGELKFALAVETVLNTIPQPEYRQLVVEALMVLTLVTEYNVATSLGGLIAVEQLVHKANAIFLDDQMKIDGDATLCCAKPKEQRETTAMGNLLCGGAAYVCQHFYDSAPSGSFGTMTYITRAIASLLNCLPKDGDLECSIS